The nucleotide sequence GCGCGGCTCGACTCACTGCTGCACGTGGCCGGGGTGGTCGAGTCGGGCCGGGTCGGTGAGCTGGGCGCACGGGTCTGGCAGGACACGCTCGCGGTGAACCTGATCGCCCCGGCCGAGCTGACGGGTCTGCTGCTGCCCGCGCTGCGCAAGGGCCGGGGGCACGTCGTCTTCGTGAACTCGGGCGCGGGCGTGCACGCACCGCCGCGGCTGAGCGCCTACGCGGCGTCCAAGTTCGGTCTGAAGGCACTGGCCGAGTCCCTGCGGGCGGAGGAGTACGCGCACGGCGTCCGGGTCACCACCGTGTATCCCGGCGAGACGGACACCCCGATGCAGGTCCGTCTGCACGAGCAGTTCGGTCTCCCCTACGACCCGGACGCCCACATGAGCCCGGCGTCGGTGGCGGCCGCCGTGGTCACGGCGCTGGATCTGCCGCGGGACGCGACGATGAGCGATCTGATGCTGCGTCCGGGCTCCTGAGTCCGTCACCCCGCACGGTCGGCACCGGTGCGGCCCGCCCCGGCCGCACCGGTGTCCCAGTGCCCCATCAGATCGCGGTAGAAGGGGACGTCGTCGAGCAGTGCCCGGTGCGTGCCGAGGCGTGGACGGCTCCCGTCCAGGAGCAGCACGCGGTCGGCCCGGCGGGCCGCGTTCATCCGGTGGGCGATGGTGACGACCGTGCCGGGCCGCCGGCGGAACGCCTCCTCGACCTGCTGTTCGGCCGCCGCGTCCAGATGACCGGTGGCCTCGTCGAGGACGACCAGCCCGGCGTCCGACAGGTAGGCGCGGGCCAGGGCCACGAGTTCGCGCTCCCCCAGGGACAGCCCCGCCGGACCGACGTGGCCGTCCACACCGCCCAGCCGTTCCACCAGGTCGGTCATCCCGAGTTCCGTCACCGCCTCGGCGAGGACCCGGTCCGGGGTGCCGGGGGCGAGATAGCAGAGGTTCTCGCGCAGGGTGCCCGCGAACACGTAGGGGGTCTGCGGCAACAGGACGCGGGCGCGCGCCCGTTCGGCCCCGGCGACGCGGTCGAGGGGCACACCGCCGAGGACGACCTGCCCGCGGCACGGGGAGAGCATCCCGGTCAGGACGTCGGCCAGGGTGGACTTGCCGATGCCGGACGGGCCGACGACCACCAGGTGTTCGCCGTCCGCGAGGGACAGGTCCAGCCCGTCGAGGACGGGCTCGGCCCGCGGGCCGTACGCGAAGGTGACACCGCGCAGCTTTGCCGAGCCGTCCGCGGGCCGCAGGCCGGGGTCGGGGTCCGGGAGGGGGTCCGGGAGGCGCGCGGCCTCGGCGAGTCGCTCGGCGGCGACGGCCAGCCGCAGCCAGGACGCGCCGAGGCCCTGCACCAGCAGGCGGATCGCCGGTTCCAGGGTCGCCAGGACATAGCCGAGCACGCCCACGATCGCGCCGGCGGTCGTCCCGCGGGCGTGCAGTCCGGGCGCGGCGAGGACGACGAGCAGCAGGGGGCTGTGCGCGCCGAGGGCCACGATGAGGCGGCGCAGCGCCGACACGGAGGCGAGGGCCCGGGAGGTCCGCAGGTGGTGCCCCACGGCGTCGAGGGCCTCGCGCCGGGCGTGGTCGTGGGCCCCGCAGGCGACGATGTCGCGCAGTGCCGTGAGCGTCTCCACCGTGCGGGCGGCCAGCTTCTCCTCCGCGTCGAACGCCTCGCGCTGCCGGCGGACGCTCGCGGGTGCCAGGAGGGCGAAGAGGGCGAGCGCCACGAGCAGCGGGGCGGCGACCAGGGCAACGGCGGCCGGGGCGACGACGGCGGTGCCCGCGACGACGGCGACGACCGTCAGGACGAACTGCCACAGCAGCATGAGCTGGCCGGCGAGCGCGTCCCGGACGGCCTCCACCTGCCGGGTGAGGCGGGCGACGGCGACGGCGGCACCGTCGTCGCCCCGGTCGGGCCCCGGAGCCACCGCACGGTGCAGGGTGCCGGTGACGACGTCCCGCAGCAGCCGGTCCCGCTTCGGCTCCACGATCTCGGCGAGCCACGGATAGGTCTGCCGGCTCGCCCAGGCACCCCCGAGGGTGCACACGGCGAACAGGCCCAGTCCGAGGGCAGCCGTGCGGGGACGGCCCGCCAGAAATCCCTGGTCCACGGCGAGGGCGAGGGCCTTGCCGGACACGAGGGCGGGTGCGGCGGAGAGCAGGGTCCACCAGGTCAGCCGGAGGGCGGCGGCACGGCGGGCCGCGAGGCTGTCGCGGATCAGGCGCAGGGCAGTGCCGTTGGCCGAGGCGAGGGACCGGGCGGTCCGGTACGCGGTCCCGCGGGCCGGTGTGCCGTGCGGCGCTGTGCCTTGGGGCGTACGGGGGCCAGGCGGGGTCCGGTGGCGCGCGGCGCGGTGGGGCGGGCGGGCGGTGCGGTCCGCCATGGGTGCCGTCCTCTCGTCTTCTCGGTCTCTCGGCGGTCGTCTCCGTCCCCCGGGGCCGGGTTCAGCGCTCGGGGGCCTCCGCGGGGATCACGTCCTCGGTGTCGGGGGCGTCGGTGGTGTCGTCGGTGCCGAGGAACATCCGCCGGTAGGCGGGGACGCGCCACAGTTCGTCGTGCGGGGCGACCTTCCTGATGCGGCCCTCGTGGAGCCAGGCCACGAGGTCGGCGCGGGCGGCCGTCGCCGTACGGCGGGTCACCACCAGGCGGGTCCGGCCGCCGTGGGTGTCGTCCAGCGCGCGCAGCACCGCGGCCTCGGTGGCCGAGTCCAGGCTCGACGTCGCGTCGTCGAGGACGAGCAGCCGGCCGTCGCGCGCGAGGGCGCGGGCGAGCCCGAGGCGCTGCCGCTGGCCTCCCGAGAGGGGCGCGTCGCGGACGGGGGTCCGGTACCCGGCGGGCAGCCGTCGGACGAAGGTGTCGGCCTGGGCGGCGCGCGCGGCCGCGCGGACCCGGTCCGCGGGGAGCGGCTCGGCGGCGACGGCCAGGGCGTCGAACACGGTGGCGCCCGTCAGCTCCGGGTCCGCGAAGGCGTAGGCGACGGCGGCGCGGAGGTCACCGGGCCGGATCTCGTCCGTCGGCACACCGTCGAGCAGCACGGTGCCCCGCTCCGGTGTCACGAGCCCGCCGGCCACCGCCGCCAGCAGTGAGGTGGCCGCGCCGGAGCGGCCCACCAGGGCGACACACCGTCCGGCGGGCAGGGTCAGGTCCAGTGCGTCGAGCACGGTGGCGTCCGACCGGCGCACGGTGACCCCGCGCAGCTCGACGCGTCCGGGGCCCGGCGGCAGGCGGCGCAGGCCGGGCGGCTGCCGGGGCCGGGCGAGGACCTCCTGGACCCGGCGGTGTCCGGCGCGGGCGCGGGCGTGGTCGAGGAAGCTCTGCGCGGCGCCGAAGCCGCCGAGCCCCAGCGTGGCGTAGCCGAGCGCGGCCACGAGGTCACCGGCGCCGAGGGTGCCGGTGGAGAGCTCGTACCCGGCGACGGCGATCACGGTGATCTGTGTGGCGGGGGCGAGCAGTCCGGTGGACCACGCGACGCGGCGCTGGCTGTCCCACAGGGCGCGTCCGTGCCGGGACAGCTCCGGTACGGGTCCGAGGACGCGTTCGATCTCACGGTCGACGGTTCCGGCGGCGGCGATGGTCCGGCGGCCGGCCAGGGCGTCCAGCAGCCGGGCGGCCACGGCGGCCTGGGCCTCCTGGTAGCCCTCACCGCGCCGCACGGTGCGCCGCAGCTGGCGGCGGAGCAGCAGCCAGCCCGCGGGGGCGGTGACGAGGAAGGCGGCGGCGAGTTCCGGGGCGAGCAGCCCGAGGGCGACCACCGAGCCCGCCGCCATGGCGAGTTGGGCGACGGCGTAGACGGCCGCCTGGACGCTCAGTCCGGCCTCGGCGGCGCTCGCGGTCAGCCGGGCGACGAGGTCGCCGGTCGTCGTCCGCCGGTCGGGAGAGAGACCGGTGGCCATGAGGTGCCGGACGAGGGCGGCGCGCAGCCGCGCGGTCGCCTCCGCGGTGGTGCGCGGACCCGCGTACTGCGCGAGGGTCTCGGCCGCGGTGAGCAGGGCGAGGACGGCGGCGAGCGGCAGGGCTCCCCCGGTGGTGGCGCCGCCGGACAGCGCCCTGTCGACGGCGGTGGCGAGGACGCCGGGCAGCAGCAGCGCTGCGGCCGAGCTCCCCGTCACCGACAGGGCGAGGACGGTGGGCCACCACCAGCGGGCGCCGACGCCCGGCGGGCGGCTTCCCGGTGACGGTGTCTCATGTGCGAAGGTGGAAGGAGCCGTACGCGATCCAGCCCCGCTCCGCTGCGGCTGAGGTCGGTGGTCCTGTCCCATACGGAAGCTCCTGCGGGAGTGGGGCGGGCGGTTCGCGGGGCGGCACGAGAAACGCCGGCCCGGGCTGTCCCTCAGCCCGGGCCGGCTCTGTTCACCAGGTCATCCGAGAGTGGGGCGGTCGGACGGCCGGGGTCCAGCGGCGGTGACTACAGGCACAGCAGCGTGCTGACGGTGCTGTTGGTGCAGTTGACGGCGCTGAGGGAGCTGAGGACCGACAGGTACTCGGTGGTCTCCTCGGGCGTCTCCAGGGCCTGCAGGCTGAGGATGGACATGGTGTTCTCCTGTCACTTCGGTGTGGTGCTTCCCGGCGGTCGCCGGAAACTCTGGGTGCGACGGTGTGCGTCGCAGGGGGCGCTGCCGTAGGGGTCAGGACGCCTCGGGGAGCGGGAGGGGCGCGGGCTCCGCCACCCGTCGGCCGTTCCAGAAGGGCAGCGCCGGGGTGTCCGCGAGGGCCGAGCCGAGGGCGAGCAGGACGCCCGCCGAGCCGGTCGCGAGGTCCATGGACAGCCGCAGGAGCTGTTCGCCGGGGAAGGCCGCGTGTCCCTCGTAGGGGACGAGGTGCCAGACCAGGCGCCGGATGTGCCGTCGGACGACCGGGGCGTGGGCTCCGGTCCCGTCCTGGAGCAGGTGCAGCAGGAGGATCAGGCCGGCCCGTCCGTTGAAGAGTCCGGACTGGACGATGAACTCGGGCTCGGCGGCGCCCCGGATCTGATCGAGGCTGCGTTGCCTGTCGGGGTCGGGGCGGTGGCGCAGGAGGGCGTGGAGGGCGGCGGCGATGCCGGCGCTGCCGGACTCCAGATAGGGCAGGACACGGCTGCCGTCGTCCACCTGGAGGGTTCCGTCCTCGCCGAGGACGCATCGGGCCAGGTCCAGGTCGAGGGCCTGTTCGGCGAGGTCCAGCAGCACGGAGTCACCGGTGCTGTCGTGGAGGGCGAGGAAGAACAGCGCCGCTCCGGAGGGGCCGTGCAGGAGCCCTGGGCGCCTGCCGGGGGCGGGGCCCGCGGTGGCGGCGTCCGGTTTCAGGCGGGCGGCGAGCCGGTCGGCGACATCGAGCGCGACGGCGTGCAGGGAGGCGTCGGCCGTGGTGTCGGCGAAGTGCAGCAGGGTCAGTCCGATGCCGGGCAGTCCGCCGGCCAGGTCGCTCCCCTGGCCGTCCAGGGGATCCTTCAGGAGCCGGTCCAGGAGGTTGTGGGCCTGCCGGACGCGGCCGAGGCGGTCCAGCGCGAAGGCCACTCCGTGGGCACCGGTGTAGAGGCCGGGGCGGCAGGGTTCGCGTGCGACGGCCTCCTCGAGCCATTCGACGTGGCCGGGCCGGACCTGGGCGCCCACGGTGTGCAGGGCCCAGAGCACGCCCGCCGCGCCGTAGGCGAGGCCGAGTCCGTCGTGGGTGAACTGGCTGGGGTCTCCGGGGAAGAGTCGGTCGGTGCGCTCGGGGGTGGCGCTGGCGTCGATCGCGGCGGCCAGGGAGTCCCGCAGGGCCGGCCAGTCCGCGCGGTCGCCGCTGAACAGGCCGGCCGGCGCCTCCCGTCCGGCCGGCCGGGAGGCCGTCGGTCCGGACGGTGGTGCGTGGGCCGGTGCGGGCGGTGCGGTCGCCCCCGGTGGCGCGTCGGGCCGGCCGCCGACCGCGTCGGCGGGTATCCCGAAGCGTCTGGTGGCCGCCGCGACCAGCTCGTCCCGCTTCCCCGGGTCCAGCGAGGTCAGCTGGAGGAGTGGCATGAAGATCCACAGCCGCAGGGCGTCGAGCGCGTACCGGTCGATCGCGAGGCCGTGCAGGTCGGGAGGGGCCGCGAAGCCCGCGGCGCCGAGCGCGGGTCTGACGAACGCGTCGACGGGCGAGGCGAGTTCGAAGTCGACGAAGCAGACTCTGCCGTCCGGCCGGACGATCAGGTTGCGCGGGTGCAGGTCTCCGAAGACGACACCGCGGGCGTGGATGGCGCTCAGGCCCTCCTCGATGCCGGCGAGGACGGTCAGCGCCTCTTCCCGGTAGCGGTCGATCGTGTCCCGGCCGGGGTCGGGGTGGACCAGGGGGTAGCGCCGGCCGAACCATCTGTTCAGGGTCTCGCCGGGCACGTACTCCTGCACCAGGAAGTGGTGTTCCCAGGCCGTGAGGTAGTCGAGCGCGCGGGGTACGGCGGGTATGCCCTCCAGTCGGCGCAGGATGTCGTGTTCTCTGCCGAGTCTGAGCACGGCGTCGTCGCCGCGCTGGTCGAGACCGGCGTCCGGGCGCGCCTCCTTGAGGACCACCTCGTCGCCGCCCCCGACGGGACGGCCCATGTAGATGCCGCCGCCGTTGGAGAAGTGCAGGGCTCTCTCCACCGTGTAGGGGAACTCGGCTCTGCTCGTGGCGGCCCGGTCGGCCAGCGCCTGGGCCAGGACGGCCGGCACGGGAGCCCAGTCGGGTACCTCGAACACCGCGCGCCGTACGTCCGGGCGGAGCCTGCCCGACGGCTCGCGCAGGGCGAGGACGAGCTCACCCGTCTCCGAGCGGCAGAACTGTTCGGTGAACCCGCCGTAGCGCAGGTACAGCGGTCCGTTGCGCCAGCGCAGGTCGCTGAGGATGTACGGCCCGCGCAGGCCGGCGAGCGCCTCGTCCAGCTCGGTGAGACACCGTTCGAGTTCGGGTTCGTCGACGGGGTAGAGGGTCATGAACTTGCCGCTCGACCCGCGGGAGGCGTACTTCGCGTTCTGGGTCTGCACGAGCGCCGGGCTGCGCAGGAACTTGTAGGCCACACGCCGCTCGACGCAGTACGCGCCGACGACGGCCAGGATGTGCTCCGCGTTGTCCATACAGGCGGACACGTGGATCTTCCACCCCTGGTCGGGCAGTTCGACGTCGGCGGGCCGACGGCCCACCCACACCTCTCTCGAGGAGCTCAGCCAGCCGGCGGGTAACGGCTCGCCGACCGCTGCGAACTCCTCCATGGCCGCCCAGCGGACCGGCGAGTCGTAGAACACCTTGTCGGCGTACGAAAACGCTTCGTAGCGCATGTCCATAACGCTCCCCCAAGTCAGCGACAGGCCATTCCCCGGACGAATGCAGTACGTACGGTGTTCCCCTCCAGCTCCTTTGCGGAGTGGTAGGTTGACCGGTTTTCGTCCTGCGATGTGAAGGTAAGCCACCGCCGGCACCGGTCGGCAGAGCGCATTCAGCGCGCACGTCGGGGCGCGCGAAGCCCGGACGCCCCGCCGTTCTGCTCTTCATGTTCACCGCGCATATGCGTTCGGTCCCTCACCTGGGACGTTCTCGAAGGGGCCGTACACACGTGCCATCACCATTGGCCGTCACACGGATCCGGACGCGTAGATTCAGGCGCGGCGCCGGACATTCCGAAGGGCGCACGGGACATTCCGGAAGGTGCGGGA is from Streptomyces asoensis and encodes:
- a CDS encoding SDR family oxidoreductase codes for the protein MGVHLITGAGSGIGAAVATLFTSRGQELWLLARDEARAADLRARFPGSRTLVADLSEPGSVRPRLEAQELPARLDSLLHVAGVVESGRVGELGARVWQDTLAVNLIAPAELTGLLLPALRKGRGHVVFVNSGAGVHAPPRLSAYAASKFGLKALAESLRAEEYAHGVRVTTVYPGETDTPMQVRLHEQFGLPYDPDAHMSPASVAAAVVTALDLPRDATMSDLMLRPGS
- a CDS encoding ATP-binding cassette domain-containing protein, coding for MADRTARPPHRAARHRTPPGPRTPQGTAPHGTPARGTAYRTARSLASANGTALRLIRDSLAARRAAALRLTWWTLLSAAPALVSGKALALAVDQGFLAGRPRTAALGLGLFAVCTLGGAWASRQTYPWLAEIVEPKRDRLLRDVVTGTLHRAVAPGPDRGDDGAAVAVARLTRQVEAVRDALAGQLMLLWQFVLTVVAVVAGTAVVAPAAVALVAAPLLVALALFALLAPASVRRQREAFDAEEKLAARTVETLTALRDIVACGAHDHARREALDAVGHHLRTSRALASVSALRRLIVALGAHSPLLLVVLAAPGLHARGTTAGAIVGVLGYVLATLEPAIRLLVQGLGASWLRLAVAAERLAEAARLPDPLPDPDPGLRPADGSAKLRGVTFAYGPRAEPVLDGLDLSLADGEHLVVVGPSGIGKSTLADVLTGMLSPCRGQVVLGGVPLDRVAGAERARARVLLPQTPYVFAGTLRENLCYLAPGTPDRVLAEAVTELGMTDLVERLGGVDGHVGPAGLSLGERELVALARAYLSDAGLVVLDEATGHLDAAAEQQVEEAFRRRPGTVVTIAHRMNAARRADRVLLLDGSRPRLGTHRALLDDVPFYRDLMGHWDTGAAGAGRTGADRAG
- a CDS encoding ABC transporter ATP-binding protein, whose translation is MGQDHRPQPQRSGAGSRTAPSTFAHETPSPGSRPPGVGARWWWPTVLALSVTGSSAAALLLPGVLATAVDRALSGGATTGGALPLAAVLALLTAAETLAQYAGPRTTAEATARLRAALVRHLMATGLSPDRRTTTGDLVARLTASAAEAGLSVQAAVYAVAQLAMAAGSVVALGLLAPELAAAFLVTAPAGWLLLRRQLRRTVRRGEGYQEAQAAVAARLLDALAGRRTIAAAGTVDREIERVLGPVPELSRHGRALWDSQRRVAWSTGLLAPATQITVIAVAGYELSTGTLGAGDLVAALGYATLGLGGFGAAQSFLDHARARAGHRRVQEVLARPRQPPGLRRLPPGPGRVELRGVTVRRSDATVLDALDLTLPAGRCVALVGRSGAATSLLAAVAGGLVTPERGTVLLDGVPTDEIRPGDLRAAVAYAFADPELTGATVFDALAVAAEPLPADRVRAAARAAQADTFVRRLPAGYRTPVRDAPLSGGQRQRLGLARALARDGRLLVLDDATSSLDSATEAAVLRALDDTHGGRTRLVVTRRTATAARADLVAWLHEGRIRKVAPHDELWRVPAYRRMFLGTDDTTDAPDTEDVIPAEAPER
- a CDS encoding SapB/AmfS family lanthipeptide, whose amino-acid sequence is MSILSLQALETPEETTEYLSVLSSLSAVNCTNSTVSTLLCL
- the lanKC gene encoding class III lanthionine synthetase LanKC produces the protein MRYEAFSYADKVFYDSPVRWAAMEEFAAVGEPLPAGWLSSSREVWVGRRPADVELPDQGWKIHVSACMDNAEHILAVVGAYCVERRVAYKFLRSPALVQTQNAKYASRGSSGKFMTLYPVDEPELERCLTELDEALAGLRGPYILSDLRWRNGPLYLRYGGFTEQFCRSETGELVLALREPSGRLRPDVRRAVFEVPDWAPVPAVLAQALADRAATSRAEFPYTVERALHFSNGGGIYMGRPVGGGDEVVLKEARPDAGLDQRGDDAVLRLGREHDILRRLEGIPAVPRALDYLTAWEHHFLVQEYVPGETLNRWFGRRYPLVHPDPGRDTIDRYREEALTVLAGIEEGLSAIHARGVVFGDLHPRNLIVRPDGRVCFVDFELASPVDAFVRPALGAAGFAAPPDLHGLAIDRYALDALRLWIFMPLLQLTSLDPGKRDELVAAATRRFGIPADAVGGRPDAPPGATAPPAPAHAPPSGPTASRPAGREAPAGLFSGDRADWPALRDSLAAAIDASATPERTDRLFPGDPSQFTHDGLGLAYGAAGVLWALHTVGAQVRPGHVEWLEEAVAREPCRPGLYTGAHGVAFALDRLGRVRQAHNLLDRLLKDPLDGQGSDLAGGLPGIGLTLLHFADTTADASLHAVALDVADRLAARLKPDAATAGPAPGRRPGLLHGPSGAALFFLALHDSTGDSVLLDLAEQALDLDLARCVLGEDGTLQVDDGSRVLPYLESGSAGIAAALHALLRHRPDPDRQRSLDQIRGAAEPEFIVQSGLFNGRAGLILLLHLLQDGTGAHAPVVRRHIRRLVWHLVPYEGHAAFPGEQLLRLSMDLATGSAGVLLALGSALADTPALPFWNGRRVAEPAPLPLPEAS